One window from the genome of [Clostridium] celerecrescens 18A encodes:
- a CDS encoding TadE/TadG family type IV pilus assembly protein: MPFFKEFQRKNKKKIVTLQVQIPFMKQGFLVKRVLSSASCHRNKGSLTIETALVLPLFLFFMVILMLPMGIMKEGRRIQTALEAAGEEVSQYAYVLHQLKLGEELEGTGIDGFSEEFIDGLTEEGILLYVRKRVGGRAGVERLESVSFVRSSVLTDGETIDLIMDYRIRIPFSVFGLSSIPMTARSCRRAWIGQEGSSRKNGREDELVYIGKASTRYHRQRTCHYLYNDIEQISFKEVKTVRNLSGGKYKPCSRCGGFAEESGSVYIMPSGERYHSDRNCNSIMAYVEAVPLSQVRHLGPCSYCSQ, from the coding sequence ATGCCCTTTTTCAAGGAGTTCCAAAGAAAAAATAAGAAAAAAATTGTTACTCTCCAGGTACAAATCCCCTTCATGAAACAAGGATTCCTTGTAAAAAGGGTATTATCATCTGCCTCCTGCCATCGAAACAAGGGGAGCCTGACCATAGAGACTGCCCTGGTCCTGCCCCTTTTCCTGTTCTTTATGGTGATTCTCATGCTTCCTATGGGGATTATGAAGGAAGGGAGGCGCATACAAACCGCTCTGGAAGCGGCAGGAGAAGAAGTCAGCCAGTATGCTTATGTATTGCATCAGCTTAAACTTGGAGAAGAGCTGGAGGGCACAGGAATCGATGGCTTTTCAGAGGAGTTTATAGACGGGCTCACAGAGGAAGGTATCCTTCTCTATGTCAGAAAGCGGGTAGGAGGACGGGCGGGGGTTGAACGGCTTGAATCAGTTTCCTTTGTTCGTTCCTCTGTATTAACAGACGGAGAGACCATTGATTTAATTATGGACTACCGGATAAGAATTCCTTTTTCTGTTTTTGGGTTAAGCAGTATACCCATGACCGCCAGAAGCTGCCGGAGGGCCTGGATCGGCCAGGAGGGCAGCAGCAGAAAGAACGGACGGGAGGATGAGCTTGTATACATTGGAAAGGCGAGTACAAGGTATCACCGCCAGAGAACCTGCCATTACTTATACAATGATATAGAACAGATATCTTTTAAGGAAGTAAAAACTGTTCGTAATTTATCCGGCGGTAAATATAAGCCCTGCAGCAGATGCGGCGGGTTTGCAGAGGAAAGCGGCAGTGTATACATCATGCCGTCAGGAGAGCGGTATCATAGTGACAGGAATTGTAACTCTATCATGGCATATGTGGAGGCTGTCCCTTTATCCCAGGTGCGCCATCTGGGACCGTGCTCTTACTGTTCTCAATAG
- a CDS encoding undecaprenyldiphospho-muramoylpentapeptide beta-N-acetylglucosaminyltransferase, with protein sequence MKKIILTGGGTAGHVTPNLALVPSLKERNYDIHYIGSYQGIERKLIEGAGIPYDGISSGKFRRYFDLKNFSDPFRVLKGYWEALRLIKNYKPDVVFSKGGFVAVPVVLAAKHCKVPVIIHESDMTPGLANRLSISSAAKICCNFPETLPYLPKEKAVLTGSPIRKELLMGDRQTGLKYARLSANRPVILIIGGSLGSVTVNTALRGILPKLLKNYQVIHICGKGNLDESLIGMEGYVQYEYVDAPLKHLFAAADLMISRAGANSICEILALRKPNILIPLSAAASRGDQILNARSFAKQGFSSLLEEENLTGDSLLQAISETFANRQAFISKMEKSELHNAVDTIIDMIESQVQN encoded by the coding sequence ATGAAAAAAATCATCTTAACCGGCGGTGGTACTGCCGGTCATGTTACCCCGAACCTGGCCTTAGTTCCCTCGTTAAAAGAGCGGAATTACGATATTCACTATATAGGATCATACCAGGGAATCGAACGCAAGCTCATTGAGGGAGCCGGCATCCCCTATGACGGCATTTCTTCCGGTAAATTCCGTCGGTATTTTGACTTGAAAAACTTCTCTGATCCCTTCCGGGTATTAAAAGGATATTGGGAAGCTTTGAGATTGATAAAAAACTATAAGCCGGATGTGGTTTTCTCAAAAGGAGGTTTTGTAGCCGTTCCCGTAGTGTTGGCTGCAAAACACTGCAAGGTACCTGTTATCATTCACGAATCAGATATGACTCCAGGGCTAGCCAACAGGCTCAGTATTTCGTCTGCAGCAAAAATCTGCTGCAATTTTCCGGAAACCCTTCCTTATCTTCCAAAGGAAAAAGCCGTACTCACTGGCTCTCCTATAAGGAAAGAGCTTTTAATGGGCGATCGTCAGACAGGTTTAAAATATGCACGTTTGTCTGCAAACCGGCCTGTTATCTTGATCATCGGCGGAAGTCTTGGTTCCGTAACGGTCAATACCGCATTACGGGGCATTCTCCCAAAACTGCTTAAAAATTACCAGGTGATACATATCTGCGGAAAAGGCAATCTGGACGAAAGCCTGATCGGAATGGAAGGATATGTACAATATGAATATGTTGACGCCCCTTTAAAACATCTTTTTGCTGCTGCTGACCTGATGATCTCAAGGGCCGGAGCAAATTCCATCTGTGAAATACTCGCACTTAGAAAGCCAAATATCCTGATTCCTCTTTCCGCTGCCGCCAGCAGGGGGGATCAGATTTTAAATGCAAGATCCTTTGCAAAACAAGGCTTCAGCTCCCTTCTGGAAGAAGAAAACCTTACCGGAGATTCCCTTTTGCAGGCAATCAGCGAAACATTTGCCAACCGGCAGGCTTTTATCTCTAAAATGGAGAAAAGTGAATTACACAATGCGGTCGATACCATTATTGATATGATTGAATCCCAGGTTCAAAATTAA
- a CDS encoding metal ABC transporter permease, whose protein sequence is MNILIEKLTLYFEYPFVRYALIVGILIALCSSLLGVTLVLKRFSFIGDGLSHVAFGGMAIATVMKLSNQMLLILPVTVICAILLLRTGQNAKIKGDAAIAMISVGALALGYLLMNIFSASANLAGDVCSTLFGSTSILTLTKTEVWLCVALSVVVIAVFLLFYHKIFAVTFDEDFARATGTKAEQYNLMIAVIIAIIIVLAMNLVGSLLISALVIFPALSAMRLFKNFKSVILCSAILSVFCAVLGILTSILAGTPVGSTIVAVDIAAFAICSLIGWIWGGVKG, encoded by the coding sequence ATGAATATATTGATTGAAAAATTAACCTTATATTTTGAATATCCCTTTGTACGCTATGCACTGATTGTTGGGATATTAATAGCTCTCTGTTCCTCCCTTTTGGGTGTTACGCTGGTATTAAAGCGTTTTTCTTTTATTGGCGACGGACTTTCCCATGTTGCTTTTGGCGGCATGGCAATCGCTACGGTAATGAAACTGTCCAATCAGATGCTGCTCATTCTGCCGGTTACCGTCATCTGCGCAATTCTTCTGCTGCGCACCGGTCAAAATGCCAAAATCAAGGGCGATGCGGCTATCGCTATGATTTCCGTGGGTGCGCTGGCCCTGGGCTACCTGCTTATGAATATATTTTCTGCTTCAGCCAACCTGGCAGGAGACGTATGCAGCACGCTGTTTGGTTCAACCTCCATTCTGACACTGACAAAGACGGAAGTATGGCTTTGTGTTGCCCTTTCGGTGGTCGTTATCGCCGTATTTCTTCTATTTTACCATAAGATATTTGCAGTCACCTTTGATGAAGACTTTGCAAGGGCAACCGGCACAAAAGCGGAACAATACAACCTGATGATCGCGGTCATCATAGCCATTATCATCGTACTTGCCATGAATCTGGTAGGCTCACTGCTGATCTCTGCATTGGTCATTTTTCCGGCGCTCTCAGCAATGCGTTTATTTAAAAACTTTAAGTCTGTAATCCTTTGTTCGGCAATTCTTTCCGTATTCTGCGCCGTACTGGGAATTCTGACATCCATTCTGGCAGGAACGCCGGTCGGCTCTACCATTGTAGCCGTTGATATCGCCGCGTTCGCCATATGCTCACTCATTGGGTGGATCTGGGGAGGTGTCAAAGGATGA
- a CDS encoding rhomboid family intramembrane serine protease, which yields MKDLYRRKKAFVNIGLIAINVIYFLYLEVTGSTENTQFMVAHGAMYAPLVLEGGEYYRLLTSVFMHFGINHIMNNMLILFILGDNLERALGHIKYLLFYLLCGLGANVVSMAVNLGEYRTVVSAGASGAIFGVIGGLLYAVLVNRGRLEDLSVRQLAVVIACSLYFGFTSTGVDNAAHIGGLIVGIVMGILLYRKPRRHQNMEIWG from the coding sequence ATGAAGGATTTATACAGGCGTAAGAAGGCATTTGTAAACATTGGTTTGATCGCAATAAATGTCATCTATTTCCTATATCTGGAGGTGACAGGCTCCACGGAAAATACGCAGTTTATGGTGGCACATGGAGCGATGTACGCTCCGCTTGTATTGGAGGGAGGAGAGTATTACCGGCTTCTCACTTCTGTTTTTATGCATTTTGGCATTAACCATATTATGAATAACATGCTCATTTTATTTATATTGGGAGATAATCTGGAGAGGGCCTTGGGCCATATAAAATACCTGCTCTTCTATTTGCTTTGCGGATTGGGCGCCAATGTGGTGTCTATGGCAGTGAACCTTGGAGAATACAGGACCGTAGTCTCGGCAGGAGCGTCAGGCGCAATTTTTGGCGTGATCGGAGGCCTTTTATATGCGGTATTAGTTAATCGCGGCCGGCTGGAAGACTTAAGTGTCAGACAGCTGGCAGTTGTGATTGCGTGTTCCTTGTATTTTGGCTTTACCAGCACAGGCGTAGATAATGCAGCCCATATTGGTGGGCTCATTGTTGGCATTGTTATGGGGATACTTCTGTACCGCAAGCCAAGAAGGCACCAGAATATGGAGATATGGGGATAA
- a CDS encoding RNA polymerase sigma factor: protein MSIHEDENLLLQSIYGEYQGLLRRIAKTLNVPDMELDDVVQETFIAYFENYSLSWTDTRKKGMLIKILKRKSIDCLRKNGHYEKVSLDEGDAVNEVAMLTRYVVTDPLDVILGEEALLKITWEISNMREEWKEMAILYFLEQLTIPEICEILKIPGTVCRSRIYRTRVCLKKILGPNFHL from the coding sequence ATGAGCATACATGAAGATGAAAATTTGTTACTGCAGTCTATATATGGGGAATATCAGGGATTGCTCCGCAGGATAGCGAAAACACTCAATGTGCCGGACATGGAACTGGATGATGTGGTGCAGGAAACTTTTATTGCATATTTTGAGAATTATTCATTATCATGGACCGATACACGAAAGAAAGGCATGTTGATTAAGATTTTAAAACGTAAATCCATTGACTGCCTCCGTAAGAACGGCCATTATGAAAAGGTGAGCCTGGATGAGGGAGATGCAGTTAATGAGGTGGCGATGCTTACGAGATATGTGGTCACTGATCCCCTGGATGTGATCCTTGGAGAGGAAGCTCTTTTAAAGATAACCTGGGAGATTTCCAATATGAGAGAGGAATGGAAGGAAATGGCTATTCTTTATTTTCTGGAACAGCTTACCATTCCTGAAATTTGCGAAATCCTAAAAATTCCGGGAACGGTCTGCCGTTCCCGGATATATCGTACAAGAGTTTGCTTGAAAAAGATCCTCGGTCCTAATTTTCATTTGTAA
- a CDS encoding metal ABC transporter ATP-binding protein, giving the protein MAQLTCNNLTIGYDGKTVLKGLNFSVNSGDYLCIVGENGSGKSTLMKTILHLLAPLEGSIVIENKQQPGGIGYLPQQTVVQKDFPASVWEIVLSGCLNRCGMRPYYSREEKQLSRENMEKMGISHLSKRCYRELSGGQQQRVLLARALCAAGKMLLLDEPVSGLDPKAAAEMYELIQKLNEEGITIIMISHDIGAAVNYASHILHMGNPLFFGTRVEYLDSSIGKAYSSQNGGTEA; this is encoded by the coding sequence GTGGCACAGCTAACATGTAACAACCTTACCATCGGGTATGACGGTAAAACGGTCCTTAAGGGACTTAACTTTTCCGTAAACAGCGGTGATTATCTCTGTATCGTGGGAGAAAACGGTTCCGGGAAAAGTACTCTCATGAAAACCATTCTGCACCTTCTGGCGCCGCTTGAAGGAAGCATTGTTATAGAAAACAAGCAGCAGCCAGGAGGGATCGGGTATCTGCCTCAGCAGACAGTGGTACAAAAGGATTTTCCGGCATCTGTTTGGGAAATTGTTTTATCGGGCTGTCTGAACCGCTGTGGGATGCGTCCCTATTACAGCCGTGAAGAAAAACAGCTTTCCCGTGAAAATATGGAGAAAATGGGGATCTCTCATTTGTCCAAACGGTGTTACAGAGAATTGTCCGGAGGCCAGCAGCAGCGGGTTCTGCTGGCACGGGCGCTGTGCGCTGCCGGAAAAATGCTTCTGCTTGACGAGCCTGTTTCAGGGCTTGATCCAAAGGCCGCTGCTGAGATGTATGAGTTGATCCAAAAGCTGAATGAGGAGGGAATCACCATTATTATGATATCTCATGATATCGGCGCTGCCGTTAACTATGCAAGCCATATCCTGCACATGGGAAATCCCCTCTTTTTCGGAACAAGAGTTGAGTATTTGGACAGCAGCATCGGCAAAGCTTATTCTTCTCAGAACGGGGGCACAGAAGCATGA
- a CDS encoding Fur family transcriptional regulator has protein sequence MANYMTAQRKLLFAFLQENPDRQFSAKQIADSLSDSSVSLSAVYRNLTYLEEKGLINRFTKEGSRELFYQYIHSEYCRNCIHMNCIKCGRTFHMDAHIADRMLEDILKVDGFQIRKEKSVLYGICKNCI, from the coding sequence TTGGCCAACTATATGACAGCACAAAGAAAACTGCTTTTTGCCTTTTTGCAGGAAAATCCTGACAGGCAATTCTCCGCAAAACAAATTGCAGACAGCCTTTCCGATTCATCCGTCAGTTTAAGTGCAGTGTACCGTAATCTCACTTATCTGGAGGAGAAAGGGCTGATTAACCGCTTTACGAAAGAAGGTAGCCGGGAGCTTTTTTATCAGTATATTCATTCAGAGTATTGCCGTAATTGTATTCATATGAACTGCATAAAATGCGGAAGAACATTTCATATGGATGCCCACATTGCCGACAGGATGCTGGAGGACATTTTAAAAGTAGACGGTTTTCAGATCAGAAAAGAGAAATCCGTTCTTTACGGAATCTGCAAAAACTGTATCTGA
- a CDS encoding HIT family protein → MRDDNCIFCKIANGVIPSETIYEDDMFRVILDLGPASRGHALILPKQHYKDICELEEETAKKVLPLAAKIGNAMKNSLGCAGFNVVQNNGKAAGQTVFHFHVHLIPRYEEGPVMVSWVPGEADPGELIQTGDAIRSALQSEGHNQ, encoded by the coding sequence GTGAGGGACGATAATTGCATTTTCTGCAAAATTGCAAATGGCGTGATACCTTCTGAAACGATCTACGAGGATGACATGTTTCGTGTGATCCTGGATTTAGGACCAGCTTCCAGGGGGCATGCCCTGATACTTCCTAAACAGCATTACAAAGATATCTGTGAGCTGGAAGAGGAAACAGCAAAAAAGGTTCTCCCGTTAGCGGCTAAAATAGGAAACGCCATGAAAAACTCATTAGGCTGTGCCGGATTTAATGTTGTGCAGAATAATGGGAAAGCAGCAGGCCAGACGGTTTTTCATTTTCATGTACATTTGATTCCTCGTTATGAGGAAGGCCCTGTTATGGTTTCATGGGTGCCGGGCGAGGCAGATCCAGGAGAATTAATACAGACAGGAGACGCTATAAGGAGCGCCCTACAATCAGAGGGACACAATCAATGA
- a CDS encoding DUF6382 domain-containing protein, whose protein sequence is MKAVYRREMKHNYLILEPEETVYDSYEVHMMAANRIGGLLKFHVKQVDNQKLYYYEITSKQPLNRVLEYHSLGREELKKLIEDIGRTLERLEAYLLKEKQILLEPEYIYVEPEQFTVSLCLVPGRQVGFPEEMTELLRYLLGKVNHQDKECVVMAYGLYQESLKENYGVKDLLEIAGKNCSSEKESNESSHQTERDNKTEENHSSHLSYSFNEEIEERNRFLDGKENGAVFIIPILAMFGIAAALWLVFGMEGIRKFWYGVPVTGGVSAFAALAIWRKDSRQPKEMMVKKEERGRQPAEGYDWKLTFEEDIEEKTPKPDTGDEEVFQTVLLNDTKADKSIRYLRAVGADGEDIAITYVPYLIGKQEGMVDCVLAGEAISRIHARIDREGEEYRISDLNSTNGTVVNGRVLETNETVLLKTGDEVFIANYPFIFT, encoded by the coding sequence ATGAAGGCTGTATACAGGCGGGAAATGAAGCACAATTATTTGATCCTGGAGCCGGAAGAGACCGTATATGACAGTTATGAGGTACATATGATGGCTGCAAACAGAATCGGAGGACTGCTGAAGTTCCATGTAAAGCAGGTGGATAACCAGAAGTTATATTATTATGAGATCACCTCAAAGCAGCCCTTAAACAGGGTTCTTGAATATCATAGTCTGGGCCGGGAGGAGCTTAAGAAGTTAATAGAGGATATTGGACGGACTCTGGAGCGGCTGGAGGCTTACCTGCTTAAGGAAAAACAAATCCTTCTGGAGCCAGAATATATTTATGTTGAGCCGGAGCAGTTTACGGTTTCTCTTTGCCTTGTCCCCGGAAGGCAGGTGGGGTTTCCGGAGGAGATGACCGAGTTGCTGCGGTATCTTCTGGGTAAGGTCAATCATCAGGATAAGGAATGTGTAGTTATGGCGTATGGCCTGTATCAGGAAAGCCTTAAGGAAAATTACGGGGTGAAGGACCTTCTTGAAATTGCCGGAAAGAATTGTTCCAGCGAAAAAGAAAGTAATGAGAGCAGCCATCAGACGGAAAGAGATAATAAGACGGAAGAAAATCATAGCTCTCACCTTTCGTATTCATTTAATGAGGAGATCGAAGAAAGAAATCGCTTTTTAGATGGTAAGGAGAATGGTGCTGTTTTCATTATCCCGATTTTAGCCATGTTTGGTATTGCCGCAGCTTTATGGTTGGTTTTTGGCATGGAAGGGATTCGGAAATTCTGGTATGGGGTGCCCGTCACCGGGGGGGTATCAGCTTTTGCAGCTTTGGCCATATGGAGAAAAGATTCCAGGCAGCCAAAAGAGATGATGGTGAAAAAGGAAGAGCGAGGGCGTCAACCGGCGGAAGGCTATGACTGGAAGTTGACATTTGAAGAAGATATAGAGGAAAAGACACCAAAACCTGATACAGGAGATGAGGAAGTTTTTCAAACGGTTTTGTTAAACGATACAAAGGCCGATAAAAGTATCCGGTACTTACGAGCAGTTGGTGCTGATGGGGAAGATATCGCAATCACTTATGTCCCTTATTTAATTGGAAAGCAGGAAGGTATGGTCGATTGTGTTCTCGCGGGAGAAGCCATCAGCAGGATTCATGCCAGGATAGACAGAGAAGGCGAAGAATACCGGATCAGTGACTTAAATTCTACCAATGGAACCGTTGTGAACGGGCGGGTATTAGAAACAAATGAGACGGTATTGCTGAAAACAGGAGATGAAGTTTTTATTGCAAATTACCCGTTTATATTTACATAA
- a CDS encoding arsenate reductase family protein: MSILFLQYPPCSTCKNAKKWLDAHEVAYDSRNIKEENPNSIELADWIQKSGLPIKRFFNTSGIIYKEKNLKELLPGMSEKEQIDLLATDGMLVKRPLIIGDDFVLVGFKEKEWETYLLR; this comes from the coding sequence ATGAGTATTTTATTTTTACAGTATCCCCCCTGCAGTACCTGCAAAAATGCAAAAAAGTGGCTAGATGCCCATGAAGTAGCATATGACTCCAGAAATATCAAAGAAGAAAATCCAAACTCTATAGAGCTCGCAGACTGGATTCAAAAAAGCGGTCTTCCCATAAAGCGTTTTTTCAACACCAGCGGAATCATCTACAAGGAAAAAAATTTAAAAGAGCTTTTGCCCGGCATGAGCGAAAAAGAACAGATCGATCTCCTGGCGACCGATGGAATGCTGGTCAAGCGTCCCTTAATCATTGGCGATGATTTCGTCCTGGTCGGCTTTAAGGAGAAGGAATGGGAGACGTACCTGCTCCGGTAA
- a CDS encoding prepilin peptidase, which translates to MVDSVNKIIFGLFLLAAAWEDGREKAVSVWLFQAAGIAGLILALLQGDIGIERLLSCMIGVGLLLLSRLTGEAIGMGDGWFFVVSGLFLRTFLNLKLLIYGAFLNGVVCGGIYLLGCLRGRDYKKKTIPFLPFLVPVWIGLVMI; encoded by the coding sequence ATGGTGGATAGCGTGAATAAAATTATATTTGGATTGTTTTTATTGGCGGCTGCCTGGGAAGACGGAAGAGAAAAGGCAGTCAGCGTGTGGCTTTTTCAGGCGGCAGGCATTGCGGGACTGATTCTGGCTCTATTACAGGGAGATATTGGCATAGAACGGCTGTTAAGCTGTATGATAGGAGTTGGACTCCTTCTTTTAAGCCGGTTAACAGGTGAGGCAATCGGAATGGGAGATGGTTGGTTTTTTGTAGTCAGCGGCCTGTTTTTAAGAACATTTTTGAATCTGAAATTATTGATCTATGGAGCTTTTTTAAATGGCGTTGTATGCGGCGGAATTTATCTCTTGGGCTGTCTGCGGGGACGGGATTATAAAAAGAAAACGATACCGTTTCTGCCATTTCTGGTTCCTGTGTGGATTGGACTGGTGATGATATGA
- a CDS encoding metal ABC transporter substrate-binding protein, with product MKKLISCLLAGLMIIGALTACSNTNATTTASDNNKLSVVCTIFPEYDWVMEILGSHGENGEVTMLLDNGVDLHSYQPTADDIIKISTCDMFIYVGGESDQWVKDALKEAKNKDMVVINLLEVLGDTVKEEEVVEGMESEEEEAHEDSEDGPEYDEHVWLSLENAKTYCNYIAEKLGEIDSANAAYYSANADAYGKKLDQLDESYQQAVDSAKQNTVLFGDRFPFRYLADDYGLTYYAAFVGCSAETEASFETIAFLSKKVDELGLGTVLTIEGAKHKIAETIVQNTKDKNQAVRTMDSMQSTTSKDAESGTTYLSIMQTNLEVLKDALN from the coding sequence ATGAAAAAATTAATTTCCTGCCTGTTAGCAGGACTTATGATTATAGGAGCACTAACTGCTTGCTCCAATACAAATGCAACGACAACGGCCAGCGATAACAATAAACTAAGCGTAGTATGCACAATTTTCCCGGAATACGATTGGGTCATGGAAATTCTTGGCAGCCATGGGGAAAATGGAGAGGTCACCATGCTTTTAGATAACGGTGTGGATCTGCACAGCTATCAGCCGACAGCAGATGATATCATCAAAATTTCAACCTGCGATATGTTCATCTATGTGGGCGGCGAATCCGACCAATGGGTGAAGGATGCCTTAAAGGAAGCTAAAAACAAAGATATGGTCGTAATCAATCTCCTTGAAGTTCTGGGCGACACCGTCAAAGAGGAAGAGGTCGTTGAAGGAATGGAGTCAGAGGAGGAGGAAGCCCACGAGGACAGTGAAGACGGCCCGGAATATGACGAGCACGTTTGGCTGTCACTGGAAAATGCCAAAACGTATTGCAATTATATTGCTGAAAAGCTGGGTGAAATCGACAGTGCAAATGCCGCGTACTATTCTGCAAACGCAGATGCCTATGGAAAAAAGCTGGATCAATTGGATGAAAGCTATCAGCAGGCGGTGGACTCTGCCAAACAGAATACCGTGCTGTTTGGGGACCGCTTTCCCTTCCGCTACCTGGCAGACGATTACGGCCTTACCTATTATGCCGCATTTGTGGGCTGCTCAGCAGAAACGGAGGCCAGCTTTGAAACCATCGCCTTTCTTTCAAAAAAAGTTGATGAATTGGGGCTTGGCACTGTGCTGACGATTGAAGGCGCCAAGCATAAAATCGCCGAAACCATCGTTCAAAACACGAAGGATAAAAATCAGGCAGTCCGTACCATGGATTCCATGCAGTCTACCACTTCCAAGGATGCAGAAAGTGGTACCACCTATCTTTCCATTATGCAGACGAATCTGGAAGTATTGAAAGATGCATTAAATTAA